The proteins below come from a single Piscinibacter gummiphilus genomic window:
- a CDS encoding ArsC family reductase, translating into MNSITLYGIPNCDTVKKARAWLAAREATVNFHDFKKQGVPEAHLAQWLPAVGWEKLVNRQGTTWRKLPPEQQAAVTDATSARALMLREPSVIKRPVVEWADGKVTVGFSDALFAERLG; encoded by the coding sequence ATGAATTCCATCACCCTCTACGGCATTCCCAACTGCGACACCGTGAAGAAAGCGCGCGCCTGGCTGGCGGCGCGCGAGGCCACGGTGAACTTCCACGACTTCAAGAAACAAGGTGTGCCCGAAGCACACCTGGCGCAGTGGCTCCCGGCAGTCGGCTGGGAGAAGCTCGTGAACCGCCAGGGCACCACCTGGCGCAAGCTGCCGCCCGAGCAGCAGGCCGCAGTGACCGATGCCACGTCGGCCCGCGCCTTGATGCTGCGCGAGCCGAGCGTCATCAAGCGCCCGGTGGTCGAGTGGGCCGACGGCAAAGTGACGGTCGGGTTCTCCGACGCGCTCTTTGCCGAGCGCCTTGGTTGA
- a CDS encoding DNA alkylation repair protein translates to MPEPFKNLLGPQVAAAMASHLQRAGAETGAAFNAKRFRSLALSGLEALEMKARAQHLCTALEKTLPSDFDSAATVMEGALASMGEIDDATLDSPSGARDDGLAGWAVWPLTEYVARHGKDKAPRALQALHAMTQRFTAEWAIRPFILAEPALSFDTLQRWSTDASPHVRRLVSEGSRPRLPWGMVLKPLVDDPSPTLPLLRRLMDDASPYVRRSVANHLNDIAKDHPYLIEAWLQEHLPTATPARLALLRHASRTLVKKGHAGVLKAFGVGDRFKGEASVALSSRRATVGDSLQLALTLQSTARKPQRLAIDYAVHHVKANGDTSPKVFKGWVVELAAGERREFRKQHSLRPITTRVYYPGPHRIEVLVNGAAVAEAGFELRT, encoded by the coding sequence ATGCCGGAGCCGTTCAAGAACCTGCTCGGACCGCAGGTGGCCGCCGCGATGGCGAGCCACCTGCAACGTGCGGGCGCTGAAACCGGTGCGGCCTTCAACGCGAAACGCTTCCGCTCGCTCGCCCTGAGCGGGCTGGAAGCCCTGGAGATGAAGGCCCGCGCGCAGCACCTCTGCACCGCGCTCGAGAAGACGCTTCCCAGCGACTTCGACAGCGCCGCCACGGTGATGGAAGGCGCGCTCGCGTCGATGGGCGAGATCGACGACGCCACGCTCGACAGCCCCAGCGGCGCCCGAGACGACGGCCTCGCCGGCTGGGCCGTGTGGCCGCTCACCGAGTATGTGGCCCGGCACGGGAAGGACAAGGCCCCACGCGCCCTGCAGGCCCTGCATGCGATGACGCAGCGCTTCACCGCCGAGTGGGCCATCCGCCCGTTCATCCTCGCGGAGCCCGCCCTGTCGTTCGACACACTCCAGCGCTGGAGCACCGACGCGAGCCCGCACGTGCGCCGCTTGGTGAGCGAAGGCAGCCGCCCTCGCCTGCCCTGGGGCATGGTGCTCAAGCCCCTGGTCGACGACCCCTCGCCCACCCTGCCCTTGCTGCGCCGCCTGATGGACGACGCCAGCCCCTACGTGCGACGTAGCGTCGCCAACCACCTGAACGACATCGCCAAAGACCACCCCTACCTGATCGAAGCCTGGCTGCAGGAGCACCTGCCCACGGCCACGCCGGCGCGCCTGGCGCTGCTGAGGCACGCGAGCCGCACGCTGGTGAAGAAGGGGCACGCCGGGGTGCTGAAAGCCTTCGGCGTGGGCGACAGGTTCAAGGGCGAAGCGAGCGTGGCGCTGTCGTCTCGCCGCGCAACGGTGGGCGATAGCCTCCAGCTCGCGCTGACGCTGCAGTCCACCGCGCGCAAGCCGCAACGCCTGGCCATCGACTACGCCGTGCACCACGTGAAGGCCAACGGCGACACCTCGCCCAAGGTGTTCAAGGGCTGGGTGGTGGAACTGGCGGCCGGCGAGCGGCGCGAGTTCCGCAAGCAGCATTCGCTCAGGCCCATCACCACGCGCGTCTACTACCCGGGCCCGCACCGCATCGAGGTGCTGGTGAACGGGGCCGCCGTGGCGGAAGCGGGCTTCGAGCTGCGCACCTAG
- the acnA gene encoding aconitate hydratase AcnA has translation MATAKKPADHAFANTLKTVKTASGRSASYFSLPELAKTYPNVAKLPVSMRIVLESVLRNCDGKKVTADHVARVANWAPNAERVDEIPFVVARVVLQDFTGVPLLADLAAMRNVAVEKGKNPRTIEPLCPVDLVVDHSVMVDYYGTKDAIDLNMKLEFERNKERYEFMKWGMQAFETFGVVPPGFGIVHQVNLEYLARGVFEKGGVVYPDSLVGTDSHTTMINGIGVVGWGVGGIEAEAAMLDQPVYFLTPDVVGFELTGRLREGVTATDLVLTVTEILRREKVVGKFVEFYGEGTESLTLPDRATIANMAPEYGATMGFFPVDARTLDYMRGTGRTKDEIEMLEAYFKAQKMFGIPRRGEIRYSKEVSLDLGTVAPSLAGPKRPQDRIELGNLKREFTELFSKPVSANGFNQPPEKLHQTYTTKSGIPIKNGDVLIAAITSCTNTSNPAVLLAAGLLAKKAVEAGLTVKPHVKTSLAPGSRVVTTYLDKAGLTPYLDKLGFTLAGYGCTTCIGNAGDLTAELNEVIYKNDLVCAAVLSGNRNFEARIHPNLKANFLASPPLVVAYAIAGNVTRDLMTEPVGQGTNGRDVYLGDIWPTSDEIGALMKLAMDGKAFRENYAQVKSNPGKLWERIEGVRGETYTWPRSTYIARPPFFDEFHLTPGMANMGIKGARAMALFGDSITTDHISPAGSIKEQSPAGHWLKAHGVSKADFNSYGSRRGHHDVMVRGTFANVRIKNLMIPPLPDGSREEGGLTIYMDGSKKFIYDAAMKYMENGVPTIVFAGEEYGTGSSRDWAAKGTALLGIKAVVARSYERIHRANLVGMGVLPLQFKGDDSWQTLGIKGDETFDVLLGTEIKPQQDATLVICSKDGGKRDVRVTLRIDTPIEVDYYKHGGILPFVLRQLLAAA, from the coding sequence ATGGCCACCGCCAAGAAGCCAGCAGATCACGCCTTCGCCAACACGCTCAAGACCGTGAAGACCGCCTCCGGGCGCAGCGCGAGTTACTTCTCGCTGCCCGAGCTGGCGAAGACCTACCCCAACGTCGCCAAGCTGCCCGTCTCGATGCGCATCGTGCTGGAGTCGGTGCTGCGCAACTGCGACGGCAAGAAGGTCACCGCCGACCACGTGGCGCGGGTGGCGAACTGGGCGCCCAACGCCGAGCGCGTCGACGAGATCCCCTTCGTCGTGGCGCGCGTGGTGCTGCAAGACTTCACCGGCGTTCCGCTCCTGGCCGACCTGGCCGCCATGCGCAACGTGGCCGTCGAGAAGGGCAAGAACCCGCGCACCATCGAGCCGCTGTGCCCGGTCGATCTCGTCGTCGACCACTCGGTGATGGTCGACTACTACGGCACCAAGGACGCGATCGACCTCAACATGAAACTCGAGTTCGAGCGCAACAAGGAGCGCTACGAGTTCATGAAGTGGGGCATGCAGGCCTTCGAGACCTTCGGCGTGGTCCCGCCCGGCTTCGGCATCGTGCACCAGGTGAACCTGGAGTACCTGGCCCGCGGCGTGTTCGAGAAGGGCGGCGTGGTGTACCCCGATTCGCTCGTGGGCACCGACAGCCACACGACCATGATCAACGGCATCGGCGTGGTCGGCTGGGGCGTGGGCGGCATCGAGGCCGAAGCGGCCATGCTCGACCAGCCCGTCTACTTCCTCACGCCCGACGTGGTGGGCTTCGAGCTCACCGGCCGCCTGCGCGAAGGCGTGACCGCCACCGACCTGGTGCTCACCGTCACCGAGATCCTGCGCCGCGAAAAAGTCGTCGGAAAGTTCGTCGAGTTCTACGGCGAGGGCACCGAGAGCCTCACGCTCCCCGACCGCGCCACCATTGCCAACATGGCGCCCGAATACGGCGCGACCATGGGCTTCTTCCCGGTCGATGCGCGCACGCTCGACTACATGCGCGGCACCGGCCGCACGAAAGACGAGATCGAGATGCTCGAGGCCTACTTCAAGGCCCAGAAGATGTTCGGCATCCCGCGGCGCGGCGAGATCCGCTACTCGAAGGAAGTCTCGCTCGACCTCGGCACCGTGGCGCCGTCGCTCGCCGGCCCCAAGCGCCCGCAGGACCGCATCGAGCTCGGCAACCTCAAGCGCGAATTCACCGAGCTCTTCTCCAAGCCCGTCTCGGCCAACGGCTTCAACCAGCCGCCCGAGAAACTGCACCAGACCTACACCACCAAGAGCGGCATCCCCATCAAGAACGGCGACGTGCTGATCGCCGCCATCACCTCCTGCACCAACACGTCGAACCCGGCCGTGCTGCTCGCCGCGGGCCTGCTGGCCAAGAAGGCGGTGGAAGCCGGTCTCACCGTCAAGCCGCATGTGAAGACCTCGCTGGCCCCGGGCTCGCGGGTGGTCACGACCTACCTCGACAAGGCCGGCCTCACGCCCTACCTCGACAAGCTCGGCTTCACGCTCGCCGGCTACGGCTGCACCACCTGCATCGGCAACGCGGGCGACCTCACGGCAGAGCTCAACGAAGTCATCTACAAGAACGACCTCGTGTGCGCGGCCGTGCTCTCGGGCAACCGCAACTTCGAGGCACGCATCCACCCCAACCTCAAGGCCAACTTCCTCGCTTCGCCGCCGCTCGTCGTCGCCTACGCGATCGCCGGCAACGTGACGCGCGACCTCATGACCGAGCCGGTGGGCCAAGGCACGAACGGCCGCGACGTCTACCTCGGCGACATCTGGCCGACCAGCGACGAGATCGGCGCGCTGATGAAGCTCGCGATGGACGGCAAGGCATTCCGCGAGAACTACGCGCAGGTCAAGAGCAACCCCGGCAAGCTGTGGGAGCGCATCGAGGGCGTGCGGGGCGAGACCTACACCTGGCCGCGCAGCACCTACATCGCCCGGCCGCCGTTCTTCGACGAGTTCCACCTCACCCCCGGCATGGCCAACATGGGCATCAAGGGCGCGCGGGCAATGGCGCTTTTCGGCGACTCGATCACCACCGACCACATCTCGCCGGCCGGCTCGATCAAGGAGCAATCGCCCGCAGGCCACTGGTTGAAGGCGCATGGCGTCTCCAAGGCCGACTTCAACTCCTACGGCTCGCGCCGCGGCCACCACGACGTGATGGTGCGCGGCACCTTCGCCAACGTGCGCATCAAGAACCTGATGATCCCGCCGCTGCCCGATGGCAGCCGCGAGGAAGGCGGGCTCACGATCTACATGGACGGCAGCAAGAAGTTCATCTACGACGCGGCCATGAAGTACATGGAGAACGGCGTGCCCACCATCGTCTTCGCGGGCGAGGAATACGGCACCGGCTCCTCGCGCGACTGGGCCGCCAAGGGCACGGCGTTGCTCGGCATCAAGGCCGTGGTCGCACGCAGCTACGAGCGCATCCACCGGGCGAACCTCGTGGGCATGGGCGTGCTGCCGCTGCAGTTCAAGGGCGACGACTCCTGGCAGACGCTGGGCATCAAGGGCGACGAGACCTTCGACGTGCTGCTCGGCACCGAGATCAAGCCCCAGCAGGACGCCACGCTCGTGATCTGCAGCAAGGACGGCGGCAAGCGCGACGTGCGCGTCACGCTGCGCATCGACACGCCGATCGAGGTCGACTACTACAAGCACGGCGGCATCCTGCCGTTCGTGCTGCGGCAGTTGCTCGCTGCGGCCTGA
- a CDS encoding helix-turn-helix domain-containing protein has protein sequence MPARAPTPDLAATARLGALGLDIRARRKALGVSAQAAAAAAGMSRVTWHRIEGGEPSVTMGAYLNALGALGLEFRVGDVAVVPVKAAAMAVPKRIRLADYPQLKRLAWHAPGLTELTPAEALSLYERHWRHLDREALDAKEQALLEALTQQEAKGRLLV, from the coding sequence ATGCCAGCCCGTGCACCCACCCCCGACCTCGCGGCCACCGCCCGCCTCGGTGCGCTCGGGCTCGACATCCGCGCCCGCCGCAAGGCGCTGGGGGTCAGCGCCCAGGCGGCTGCCGCGGCAGCCGGCATGTCGCGCGTGACGTGGCACCGCATCGAGGGCGGCGAGCCCTCGGTGACGATGGGCGCCTACCTCAACGCCCTGGGCGCACTCGGCCTGGAGTTCCGGGTAGGCGACGTGGCGGTGGTGCCCGTCAAGGCGGCGGCGATGGCCGTGCCGAAGCGCATCCGCCTGGCCGACTACCCGCAACTCAAGCGGCTGGCCTGGCATGCGCCCGGGCTCACCGAGCTGACGCCCGCCGAGGCGCTGAGTCTCTACGAGCGCCACTGGCGTCACCTCGACCGCGAAGCGCTCGATGCGAAGGAGCAGGCGCTGCTGGAGGCGCTCACGCAGCAGGAAGCGAAGGGGCGCCTGCTTGTTTGA
- a CDS encoding nucleotidyl transferase AbiEii/AbiGii toxin family protein gives MFERPHHRRIATVLESLDAPLLLTHRCLFGGGTAVALRYGEYRESVDVDFLVSDVAGYRELRQRLTGPRGLQALVRDGASLQALREVRADQYGLRTMLKVDDAEIKFEIVLEGRIELDPPGPEDLLSGVATLTRLDMATTKLLANSDRWADDLVFSRDLIDLAMMQPKGKLLKLAIAKAQAAYGESVERDLAKAVDHLLGREGRLERCMSAMQICVPRALLWKRIKALRPAGAA, from the coding sequence TTGTTTGAGCGCCCCCACCACCGCCGCATCGCGACCGTGCTGGAATCGCTCGATGCACCCTTGCTGCTGACGCACCGCTGCCTCTTCGGGGGCGGCACGGCGGTGGCCCTTCGCTATGGCGAGTACCGCGAGTCGGTGGATGTGGACTTCCTGGTGTCCGACGTGGCGGGCTACCGCGAGCTGCGCCAACGCTTGACCGGCCCCAGAGGACTGCAGGCGCTGGTGCGCGACGGCGCGTCGTTGCAGGCGCTTCGCGAAGTGCGTGCCGATCAATACGGCCTGAGAACCATGCTGAAGGTCGACGATGCCGAGATCAAGTTCGAGATCGTGCTCGAAGGCCGCATCGAACTCGACCCGCCGGGGCCGGAAGATCTGCTCAGTGGCGTGGCCACCTTGACGCGCCTCGACATGGCCACGACCAAGCTGCTGGCCAACTCTGATCGCTGGGCCGATGACCTCGTGTTCAGCCGCGACTTGATCGATCTCGCCATGATGCAGCCCAAGGGAAAGCTGCTGAAGCTCGCCATCGCCAAGGCCCAGGCGGCCTACGGCGAGAGTGTGGAGCGCGACCTGGCCAAGGCCGTCGACCACCTGCTCGGCCGCGAAGGCCGGCTCGAGCGCTGCATGAGTGCCATGCAGATCTGCGTGCCGCGTGCGCTGCTGTGGAAGCGCATCAAGGCGTTGCGGCCAGCCGGCGCCGCCTGA
- a CDS encoding tripartite tricarboxylate transporter permease — translation MDTWNQLLAGFASAATPINLLWSFLGCALGTAIGVLPGLGPAVTVAMLLPITAQVEPTASMIFFAGIYYGAMYGGSTTSILLNTPGETATMVTALEGFKMAKNGRAGAALATSAIGSFVAGTLATVLVTLFAPPVAEFAVKLGPPEYFCLMLLAFTTVSAVLGRSRLRGMTSLFIGLAVGLVGQDQLTGQARYVGGIPEFLDGIEVVLVAVGLFAVGETLYTALYEGRSASTLNRTGKVHMTRSEWRRSWPAWLRGTAIGFPFGAVPAGGAEIPTFLSYATERKLSKHPEEFGTTGAIEGVAGPEAANNASVTATLVPLLTLGIPTSTTAAVLLTAFQNYGIQAGPQLFQTSSALVWALLASLYIGNVMLLVLNLPLVGLWVKLLKIPRPQLYAGILVFATVGVYGMRQSAFDLVLMWGVGLAGVLMRRFDFPAAPVIVGMILGPLAEAHLRNGLAIGEGRWTVFLERPMCAALLAMVVLVLCLPGVVRLFRRRRLAATP, via the coding sequence ATGGACACCTGGAACCAGCTCCTCGCCGGCTTCGCCTCGGCCGCCACGCCGATCAACCTGCTGTGGTCCTTCCTCGGCTGCGCGCTCGGCACGGCCATCGGCGTGCTGCCCGGCCTCGGGCCTGCGGTGACGGTGGCGATGCTGCTGCCCATCACCGCCCAGGTGGAGCCCACCGCCTCGATGATCTTCTTCGCCGGCATCTACTACGGGGCGATGTACGGCGGCTCCACCACCTCCATCCTGCTCAACACGCCGGGCGAGACGGCCACGATGGTCACCGCGCTCGAAGGCTTCAAGATGGCCAAGAACGGCCGGGCCGGCGCGGCGCTCGCCACCTCGGCCATCGGCTCGTTCGTCGCCGGCACGCTCGCCACCGTGCTGGTCACGCTCTTCGCGCCGCCCGTGGCCGAGTTCGCGGTGAAGCTCGGGCCGCCCGAGTATTTCTGCCTGATGCTGCTGGCCTTCACCACGGTGAGCGCGGTGCTCGGCCGCAGCCGCCTGCGCGGCATGACATCGCTCTTCATCGGCCTGGCCGTCGGTCTGGTGGGGCAAGACCAGCTCACTGGCCAGGCACGCTACGTGGGTGGCATTCCCGAGTTCCTCGACGGCATCGAGGTGGTGCTGGTGGCGGTGGGCCTCTTCGCCGTCGGCGAGACGCTCTACACCGCGCTCTACGAGGGACGCAGCGCGTCGACGCTCAACCGCACGGGCAAGGTCCACATGACGCGCAGCGAATGGCGCCGCTCCTGGCCGGCGTGGCTGCGCGGCACGGCCATCGGCTTCCCGTTCGGCGCGGTGCCGGCCGGCGGCGCCGAGATTCCCACCTTCCTCAGCTACGCCACCGAGCGCAAGCTGTCGAAGCACCCGGAAGAGTTCGGCACCACCGGCGCCATCGAAGGCGTGGCTGGGCCGGAGGCCGCCAACAACGCCTCGGTGACGGCCACGCTCGTGCCGCTGCTCACGCTCGGCATTCCCACCTCGACCACCGCCGCCGTGCTGCTCACCGCCTTCCAGAACTACGGCATCCAGGCCGGGCCGCAGCTCTTCCAGACGTCGTCGGCGCTGGTGTGGGCGCTGCTCGCCTCGCTCTACATCGGCAACGTGATGCTGCTGGTGCTCAACCTGCCGCTGGTGGGCCTGTGGGTGAAGCTCCTGAAGATCCCGCGCCCGCAGCTCTACGCCGGCATCCTCGTCTTCGCGACGGTGGGCGTGTACGGCATGCGCCAGAGCGCGTTCGACCTCGTGCTGATGTGGGGCGTGGGCCTGGCCGGCGTGCTGATGCGCCGCTTCGACTTTCCAGCCGCACCCGTCATCGTCGGCATGATCCTCGGGCCGCTCGCCGAAGCCCACCTGCGCAACGGCCTGGCCATCGGCGAGGGGCGTTGGACGGTGTTCCTCGAACGCCCGATGTGCGCCGCCCTGTTGGCGATGGTGGTGCTGGTGCTGTGCCTGCCGGGGGTGGTGCGCTTGTTCAGGCGGCGCCGGCTGGCCGCAACGCCTTGA
- a CDS encoding tripartite tricarboxylate transporter TctB family protein: protein MSTSATSPRLQLLVGLGTLAVAAVMAAGAWFIPSTAGYQGVGPNFLPWVVSAVLALCGALLCWHATHGGYREVEVPSGAGRGDWKAFAWVSAGVLEIAALITTIGFVLACALGFVLAVRGLRGSEGKPGGDAGQTLVDAAIGLAISAPVFWLFRKLLGLTLPALTQSGWI from the coding sequence GTGAGCACCTCGGCCACCTCGCCCCGCCTGCAACTGCTGGTGGGGCTCGGCACCCTCGCGGTCGCCGCCGTGATGGCGGCCGGCGCGTGGTTCATCCCGTCAACAGCGGGTTACCAGGGCGTCGGCCCCAACTTCCTGCCGTGGGTGGTGAGCGCGGTGCTCGCGCTGTGCGGCGCCCTGCTCTGCTGGCACGCCACGCATGGCGGCTATCGCGAGGTGGAGGTGCCCTCGGGTGCCGGGCGCGGCGACTGGAAGGCCTTCGCCTGGGTCTCGGCCGGCGTGCTGGAGATCGCGGCACTCATCACGACCATCGGCTTCGTGTTGGCTTGCGCACTGGGCTTCGTGCTGGCGGTGCGCGGGCTTCGCGGTTCGGAGGGCAAGCCGGGCGGCGACGCGGGGCAGACCCTCGTCGATGCCGCGATCGGCCTTGCGATCTCGGCGCCAGTGTTCTGGCTCTTCCGCAAACTGCTGGGCCTCACGCTCCCGGCACTCACGCAAAGCGGGTGGATCTGA
- a CDS encoding Bug family tripartite tricarboxylate transporter substrate binding protein, with product MRRDTFLHGLAALAAAGLLPSSAQAAANLKILIPANPGGGWDLTGRALGKALQDAGVAGSVTFENKGGAAGALGLAQFANMGKGDPNALMVMGAVMLGGIISGKPPVTLDTMTPIARLTTEYGVFVLPASSPLKTMADVVAQLKKDPGSVKWGGGSRGSTEHIAAAMIAREAGVDPAKINYVAFRGGGEAVAAILGGNVTVGGSGFSEFQQYIEAKKMLPIGITAPSRVKGIDIPTLKEQGLNVEIGNWRGVYAGPGITPEQRKAITEMVLKALQSKAWAEALEKNQWTPAVLSGAEFDAFVKKEFASLRETMTKAGMVS from the coding sequence ATGCGCCGCGACACCTTCCTCCACGGCCTGGCTGCACTTGCTGCCGCGGGCCTGCTGCCCTCTTCGGCCCAGGCCGCCGCCAACCTCAAGATCCTGATCCCCGCCAACCCCGGCGGCGGGTGGGACCTCACCGGCCGGGCCCTCGGCAAGGCCTTGCAGGACGCCGGGGTGGCCGGCAGCGTCACCTTTGAAAACAAGGGCGGCGCGGCGGGCGCCCTGGGCCTCGCGCAGTTCGCCAACATGGGCAAGGGTGACCCGAACGCGCTGATGGTGATGGGCGCGGTGATGCTCGGCGGCATCATCAGCGGCAAGCCGCCGGTGACGCTCGACACGATGACGCCCATCGCCCGCCTGACCACCGAATACGGCGTGTTCGTGCTGCCGGCCAGTTCGCCGCTCAAGACCATGGCCGACGTGGTGGCGCAGCTCAAGAAAGACCCGGGCAGCGTGAAATGGGGCGGTGGCTCGCGCGGCTCCACCGAGCACATCGCCGCGGCCATGATCGCGCGCGAAGCGGGTGTCGACCCGGCGAAGATCAACTACGTGGCCTTCCGTGGGGGCGGTGAAGCGGTGGCGGCCATTCTCGGCGGCAACGTGACGGTGGGCGGCAGCGGCTTCAGCGAGTTCCAGCAGTACATCGAGGCGAAGAAGATGCTGCCCATCGGCATCACCGCGCCAAGCCGCGTGAAGGGCATCGACATCCCCACGCTGAAGGAGCAGGGCCTGAATGTGGAGATCGGCAACTGGCGCGGCGTGTACGCCGGCCCTGGCATCACGCCCGAGCAGCGCAAGGCGATCACCGAGATGGTGCTGAAGGCCCTGCAGTCGAAGGCCTGGGCCGAGGCGCTGGAGAAGAACCAGTGGACCCCCGCCGTGCTGAGCGGCGCCGAGTTCGACGCGTTCGTGAAGAAGGAATTCGCGAGCCTGCGCGAGACCATGACCAAAGCCGGCATGGTGTCGTGA
- a CDS encoding tetratricopeptide repeat protein yields MKKSTAKPPLVAASPAAAVVAVDAPSELDRELALARSGTMGLGDLMNRSQLLAQDGKADAAAELYEAWIAHTVSPLLHVACFNWGTLLGNLNRMPEAERAYQRALALSPGFHQARLNLGHQLERQGRPAEALAEWQKVADQPGVEEELLLHALNNMARLLETQRRYDEALACMVRSLEFKATQNDVIQHYVHLRQKMCAWPVYQPVGDVTLNRLLMGTSALAMLGESDDPALQLLAAQRFVNERLPRQQPEPFHKSGPRREGKIRIGYLSGDLHMHAVGLLSVELLELHDRERFEVYAFSWSRDDGSPLRARIRAAIDHYVPIGGLDDATAARVIAQHGIDVLVDLQGLTSGARPAIVGMRPAPIQVSYLGLPGTCALPGVDWILADRFVMPPELLPYMTEKPIYVPSCYQVSDRKREVGPTPKRADYGLPEDAFVFCSFNNTFKFTPALFKSWMRMLQQVPKSVLWLLADNEWALENLRREADAHGIARDRLILAPRVQPPEYLARFQLADLMLDTFPYNAGTTASDALWMGLPIVTYSGRSYISRMAGSLLTAVGLPDLVTFTLADYEKLAVQLGNNPLRVASYKRYLNEQGRQSKLFDVPQLVRDIEHEFERLALEHRAT; encoded by the coding sequence ATGAAAAAGTCGACCGCGAAGCCTCCGCTGGTGGCGGCGAGCCCGGCAGCCGCCGTCGTCGCCGTTGACGCGCCTTCGGAACTCGACCGCGAGCTGGCGCTGGCACGCTCCGGCACCATGGGGCTGGGCGACCTGATGAACCGCAGCCAGCTGCTCGCGCAAGACGGCAAGGCCGACGCCGCCGCCGAGCTCTACGAAGCCTGGATTGCCCACACCGTCTCGCCGCTGCTGCACGTGGCCTGTTTCAACTGGGGCACGCTGCTCGGCAATCTCAACCGCATGCCCGAGGCGGAGCGCGCCTACCAGCGTGCGCTGGCCCTGAGCCCCGGCTTCCACCAGGCACGGCTGAACCTCGGCCACCAGCTCGAACGCCAGGGCCGCCCGGCCGAAGCCCTTGCCGAATGGCAGAAGGTGGCCGACCAGCCCGGCGTGGAAGAAGAGCTGCTGCTGCACGCCCTCAACAACATGGCGCGCCTGCTGGAAACGCAGCGCCGCTACGACGAAGCGCTGGCCTGCATGGTCAGGAGCCTCGAGTTCAAGGCCACGCAGAACGACGTGATCCAGCACTACGTGCACCTGCGCCAGAAGATGTGCGCCTGGCCGGTCTACCAGCCGGTGGGCGACGTGACGCTCAACCGCCTGCTGATGGGCACCTCGGCGCTCGCCATGCTCGGCGAGAGCGACGACCCAGCGCTGCAACTGCTCGCCGCGCAGCGCTTCGTGAACGAGCGCCTGCCCCGCCAGCAGCCCGAGCCCTTCCACAAGAGCGGGCCCCGGCGCGAGGGCAAGATCCGCATCGGCTACCTCTCGGGCGACCTGCACATGCACGCCGTGGGCTTGCTGTCGGTCGAGCTGCTGGAGCTGCACGACCGCGAGCGCTTCGAGGTCTACGCCTTCTCATGGAGCCGCGACGACGGCTCGCCGCTGCGCGCACGCATCCGCGCCGCGATCGACCACTACGTGCCCATCGGCGGGCTCGACGACGCCACCGCCGCGCGCGTGATCGCGCAGCACGGCATCGACGTGCTCGTCGACCTGCAAGGCCTCACCAGCGGCGCGCGCCCGGCCATCGTGGGCATGCGGCCGGCGCCGATCCAGGTGAGCTACCTGGGCCTGCCCGGCACCTGCGCGCTGCCCGGGGTCGACTGGATCCTGGCTGACCGTTTCGTGATGCCGCCCGAGCTGCTGCCGTACATGACGGAAAAGCCGATCTACGTGCCCAGCTGCTACCAGGTGAGCGACCGCAAGCGCGAGGTCGGCCCCACGCCGAAGCGCGCCGACTACGGCCTGCCCGAAGACGCCTTCGTCTTCTGCTCGTTCAACAACACCTTCAAGTTCACGCCGGCCCTCTTCAAGAGCTGGATGCGCATGCTGCAGCAGGTACCGAAAAGCGTGCTGTGGCTGCTGGCCGACAACGAATGGGCGCTCGAGAACCTGCGGCGCGAGGCCGATGCCCACGGCATCGCCCGCGACCGGCTGATCCTCGCGCCGCGCGTGCAACCGCCCGAGTACCTGGCGCGCTTCCAGCTGGCCGACCTGATGCTCGACACCTTCCCCTACAACGCCGGCACCACCGCCAGCGATGCGCTCTGGATGGGCCTGCCCATCGTCACGTATTCCGGCCGCAGCTACATCTCGCGCATGGCCGGCAGCCTGCTCACCGCGGTCGGCTTGCCCGACCTCGTGACCTTCACGCTTGCCGACTACGAAAAGCTCGCTGTGCAGCTGGGCAACAACCCGCTGCGGGTGGCGTCGTACAAGCGTTACCTGAACGAGCAGGGCCGGCAGTCGAAGCTTTTCGACGTGCCCCAGCTCGTGCGTGACATCGAGCACGAATTCGAGCGGTTGGCGCTGGAACACCGCGCCACCTGA